A window from Setaria italica strain Yugu1 chromosome VIII, Setaria_italica_v2.0, whole genome shotgun sequence encodes these proteins:
- the LOC101763475 gene encoding uncharacterized protein DDB_G0271670: MGRKGGLAAIFSSKPKLAAADTPWSWPSCAASPQTASFRRQGRHDGDDYRPCTTAGRHRSSEPTAAAGRLRPPRKAAAAGGDDNMYKMVNSVYFDATDSCRFFFDDDGDGWEAGGDDEVEDGLDDGSFSTTTASEEWSEAVIRSLGRTSTDRFFFDAGPGTAPASNSILAASPSPPLPCRTAARATLAPPHEEAPKQQALPSEVAAAASVLSDDPDSFSDSEEEEAPASASLVEESVAVALDSEDPFGDFRASMEEMVSAHGLRDWPALQEMLLWYLRINGKHNHALIVGAFVDLLVGLATGSSAAAATTTTTTTTTTATMTATTTTSACSTSSSSSSASSSGGDAITTSGTAAAAAAAAACIEEQCGGGSAGASCSSSDLEVDDGEGR; this comes from the coding sequence ATGGGGAGGAAGGGCGGCCTCGCCGCCATCTTCTCCTCCAAGCCCAAGCTCGCCGCGGCCGACACGCCGTGGTCGTGGCCCTCCTGCGCGGCCAGCCCGCAGACGGCCTCCTTCCGCCGCCAGGGGCGCCACGACGGCGACGACTACCGGCCATGCACCacggccggccgccaccgctcctccgaACCCACCGCCGCAGCCGGGAGGCTTCGGCCGCCGAGGAAGGCCGCGGCTGCGGGGGGCGACGACAACATGTACAAGATGGTCAACTCGGTCTACTTCGACGCCACCGACTCGTGCAGGTTCTTCTTCGACGATGACGGGGACGGCTGGGAGGCGGGCGGGGACGATGAGGTGGAGGATGGCCTGGACGACGGGAGCTTCTCCACGACCACCGCGTCGGAGGAGTGGTCGGAGGCCGTCATCCGCAGCCTCGGACGGACCTCCACCGACCGCTTCTTCTTCGACGCAGGCCCGGGCACGGCGCCGGCCTCCAACTCCAtcctcgccgcctcgccgtcgccgccgcttccgTGCAGGACGGCGGCTCGGGCGACTCTAGCGCCGCCGCACGAGGAGGCGCCCAAGCAGCAGGCGCTGCCGtccgaggtggcggcggcggcgtcagtaCTGTCCGACGACCCCGACTCCTTTTCCGActcggaggaagaggaggcgccTGCGTCGGCGTCGCTGGTGGAGGAGAgcgtggcggtggcgctggacTCGGAGGACCCGTTCGGCGACTTCCGCGCGTCCATGGAGGAGATGGTGTCCGCGCACGGCCTCCGCGACTGGCCGGCGCTCCAGGAGATGCTGCTCTGGTACCTCCGGATCAACGGCAAGCACAACCACGCCCTCATCGTCGGCGCCTTCGTCGACCTGCTCGTCGGCCTCGCCACCGgcagcagcgccgcggcggcaacgacgacgaccaccaccaccacgacgacggcgacgatgacGGCGACGACCACGACGTCGGCgtgcagcaccagcagcagcagctcgagCGCTAGCAGTAGCGGCGGCGATGCTATTACTACTTCTGGTACTgccgcagcagctgctgctgctgctgcgtgcaTTGAGGAGCAATGCGGCGGCGGGAGTGCCGGTGCTTCGTGCTCATCGTCCGATCTGGAAGTGGATGACGGAGAAGGCAGGTGA
- the LOC101763072 gene encoding transcription repressor OFP8 encodes MQGRQQPHFKLQLHLHAHTHTVQATTPRVPGPTAATQLEHTHHPLPAFTGRPAMSTRARGGGGGGGRQFPVGRRRYVPVVDAGCGCRPRRPRLLSLPSFLKPCQLGGNNNNKAAARRGGSGGEQYSSCASTSTAASFSSSSAATRSTGYSSANSSDYYYHHHPSSHVLYGDAAAAAKQQQEAPPSPRPKQQQATKAAPAPAGKRQLKAAKTKKKRYEKTAGPEGDGVGVAVEKESSDPRADFRDSMVQMVVEMGLCDWDGLRGMLRRLLALNAPRHHAAILTAFAEVCTQLAGAAAAAAAPPPSHQHSPPAYHQYRL; translated from the coding sequence ATGCAAGGCAGGCAGCAGCCACATTTCAAGTTgcagctccacctccacgcacacacacacaccgtgCAAGCAACTACTCCAAGAGTACCAGGCCCAACAGCAGCTACACAGCTAGAGCACACACACCATCCGCTCCCAGCGTttaccggccggccggcgatgtCAACCAGggcgcgcggaggaggcggtggcggcgggaggcagtTCCCGGTGGGGCGGCGCCGGTACGTGCCGGTGGTGGACGCCGGGTGCGggtgccgcccgcgccggccgaggCTGCTCAGCCTGCCGTCCTTCCTCAAGCCGTGCCAGCTGGGAGGTAACAATAATAacaaggcggcggcgcggaggggcggctccggcggcgagcAGTACTCGTCGTGCGCGTCCACATCGACGGCGGCCTCCTTCTCGTCCTCGTCGGCCGCCACGCGCAGCACCGGCTACTCGTCGGCCAACTCCTCCGACTACtactaccaccaccacccctcCTCGCACGTCCTCTACGgagacgccgcggccgccgccaagcaacaacaggaggcgccgccgtctccgcgccccaagcagcagcaggcgaccaaggcggcgccggcgccggcgggcaaGAGGCAGCTGAAGGCGGctaagacgaagaagaagaggtacGAGAAGACGGCGGGGCCGGAGGGGGACGGCGTGGGCGTGGCGGTGGAGAAGGAGTCGTCGGACCCGCGCGCGGACTTCCGCGACAGCATGGTGCAGATGGTGGTGGAGATGGGGCTGTGCGACTGGGACGGCCTCCGCGGcatgctccgccgcctcctcgccctcaacgcgccgcgccaccacgccgccatccTCACCGCCTTCGCCGAGGTCTGCacgcagctcgccggcgccgccgctgccgccgcggcccctCCTCCTTCCCACCAGCACTCGCCGCCGGCGTACCACCAGTACCGGCTGTGA